The following proteins come from a genomic window of Polyangiaceae bacterium:
- a CDS encoding MerR family transcriptional regulator: MANPVEPKAALKVTAVARRTGVSVRTLHYYEEIGLLKPSGRTRSGHRLYTPADIQRLQQIRSLQQLGLSLSAVADCLSDGSVDARQVVADHLAKIEAQRRDLERLSVQLRKLARQLEGGSPDDAQTTETLLSALELITMYEKYFTPAQQKRLEAHAQSGDEVVTPVIQELEAARQRGLPPRDPEAQRLWQRFQEAVESVSDGDSDMTQRIFKLLHDEKKAREDHGISEELFAYLGSMVDDPGH, encoded by the coding sequence GTGGCAAACCCCGTCGAACCCAAGGCAGCACTCAAGGTCACAGCGGTCGCCCGGCGCACGGGCGTGTCGGTGCGGACGCTGCACTACTACGAGGAGATCGGGCTTCTGAAGCCGTCCGGGCGCACGCGCTCCGGGCACCGCTTGTACACGCCCGCGGACATTCAGCGGCTGCAACAGATACGGAGCCTGCAACAGCTGGGGCTCTCGCTATCCGCCGTGGCCGATTGCTTGTCCGATGGGAGCGTCGATGCGCGCCAGGTGGTCGCCGATCACCTGGCCAAGATCGAAGCGCAACGGCGGGACTTGGAGCGGCTCTCGGTTCAGCTACGGAAGCTCGCTCGGCAGCTCGAAGGCGGAAGCCCCGATGACGCCCAAACCACTGAAACGCTACTTTCAGCATTGGAGCTCATCACCATGTACGAGAAATACTTCACGCCGGCCCAGCAGAAGCGTCTCGAGGCCCACGCCCAGAGCGGAGACGAGGTCGTCACCCCCGTGATCCAGGAGTTGGAGGCCGCCCGGCAACGCGGCTTGCCGCCGCGGGATCCTGAAGCGCAGCGCCTGTGGCAGCGCTTCCAGGAAGCCGTGGAGTCCGTGAGCGATGGGGACAGCGACATGACCCAGCGCATCTTCAAGCTGCTTCACGACGAGAAGAAAGCCCGGGAAGACCACGGCATATCGGAAGAGCTTTTTGCCTACCTGGGCAGCATGGTGGACGACCCCGGCCACTGA